A portion of the Streptomyces sp. YPW6 genome contains these proteins:
- a CDS encoding HNH endonuclease — protein sequence MVKPSLDASTVYDVCTATARPTGVRKALQGLKETVVKAATAYEVAAAQQAQHTLNHLKHQPEGESAAKGGINEELKKTYVNRMVGGAGRSVYDKLRGSCHGLCALCGHGAADTLDHQLPKDSFPLLSVVPVNLVPACSRCNHKKKEEAPTHAGDQTLHPYFDGDVHDHLWLFARITGPPKPSVIFYVDPPADMPPAFAARARHHFATLELSVLYNSQIAYELRSLGMSLAKHPLPPAELREHLQETAEIKAAVEGRNSWKAALYRGLVDSAWYVEGGWEEPWK from the coding sequence ATGGTCAAGCCCAGCCTGGACGCCAGCACTGTGTATGACGTCTGCACAGCCACAGCCCGTCCTACTGGCGTTCGCAAGGCGCTGCAAGGGCTTAAGGAAACTGTTGTAAAGGCGGCGACCGCATACGAGGTCGCCGCAGCCCAGCAGGCCCAGCACACCCTCAATCACCTCAAACATCAGCCTGAGGGCGAGTCGGCCGCCAAGGGCGGTATCAACGAAGAGCTGAAGAAGACCTATGTCAACCGCATGGTTGGCGGGGCCGGACGCTCTGTCTACGACAAACTTCGCGGCAGCTGCCACGGGCTGTGCGCCCTATGCGGGCATGGTGCCGCGGATACCCTCGACCATCAGCTGCCGAAGGACTCCTTCCCGCTGCTGTCCGTCGTCCCCGTTAACCTCGTCCCGGCCTGCTCTAGGTGCAACCATAAAAAGAAGGAGGAGGCACCGACGCACGCGGGTGACCAGACCCTCCACCCGTACTTCGACGGGGATGTCCACGATCATCTGTGGTTGTTTGCTCGGATCACCGGCCCCCCTAAGCCCTCAGTGATCTTCTACGTCGACCCTCCAGCGGACATGCCGCCCGCCTTTGCCGCGCGTGCCCGCCACCACTTCGCCACGCTGGAACTGTCGGTCCTCTACAACTCGCAGATCGCCTACGAGCTGCGCTCCCTCGGCATGAGCCTGGCCAAACACCCCTTGCCGCCTGCAGAGCTGCGAGAGCACCTGCAGGAGACCGCAGAGATCAAGGCCGCTGTCGAGGGGCGTAACTCCTGGAAGGCGGCGCTGTACCGAGGGCTCGTTGACAGCGCCTGGTATGTGGAAGGCGGTTGGGAAGAGCCCTGGAAGTGA